The Lolium rigidum isolate FL_2022 chromosome 1, APGP_CSIRO_Lrig_0.1, whole genome shotgun sequence region tatttttattttgcattggcaatactgatgcatgtaaaatgcatacctgAACTttctcctttatcatattgaattcccacatatttgcaacatatatgatgataataccatgttttacattgatttaccaatgatcccctttatttggtttataaccctgcAGAACCCCTATTTCGcgaatttttcactttcagagacctatacggagtcaaattgatctgggatttttggagcatcattttttcatcgaGGGGAACAACATGGGCCCTGTAAGCTTACCTGGAGAGGACCGAGGgccaaaagagaccaggtggcgcggccaagaaGTCTAGCCGCGCCACCCAGCCTCTTTCAGCCGTCGATCGCCCGTGTGCCAtgattctttcgcgaaccgacgtattttgccctaaaaccactatatatatatatataaatatgccccgaagagttctcaggaggagagtgatacgtctccaacgtatctataatttctgatgttccatgctagttttatgacaatacctacatgttttgctcagactttataatgtttttatgcattttccggaactaacctattaacaagatgccgaagtgccagttcctgttttctgctgtttttggttccagaaaggctgttcgggcaatattctcgaaattcgacgaaacaaaagcccaaggccttattttccccggaatgttccagaacaccgaaggagagccggagggggccaagggggacccacaccataggggggtgcgggtcccaccctggccgcgccgccatgtggtgagggagccatgttgcccctccgactccgcctcttcgcctataaaacccctcgtgacctaaaaacccgacaacaatggacgaaactccagaaagactctaggggtgccgccgccatcgcgaaactccctttcgggggacagaagtctctgttccggcacgccgccgggacggagagttgcacccggagtcatctccatcgacaccaccgccatcttcatcgtcgttgctgtctcccatgatgaggagggagtagttctcccccgaggctaagggctctaccggtagctatgtggttcatctctctctcccatgtgatctttatgtgatcatgagctttgtaatccagttgaatatgtagatgttactcttgtctattatgcactctagaggttactttaatatgaactccggattcactctccacggtgtgacggtgacgagtgtgcgcatcgtgtgtgattcctttatgaagttgtggagcttgtttactccggcttgagggtgctcttgtagccctacacaatgaatggtgttcgttatccaacaagagagtgtttgagattagcatttatttattcagttatgtgatcattgttgagagagtccactagtgaaagtatgatccctaggccttgtttctaagcattgaaacaccgtttccaacaagttttgctacatgtttgcttgctgccatttttatttcagattgcaattactacttatactcatccatattacttgtatttcactatctcttcgccgaactagtgcacctatacatctgacaagtgtattaggtgtgttggggacacaagagacttcttgtatcgtaattgcagggttgcttgagagggatatctttgacctctacctccccgagttcgataaaccttgggtgattcacttaagggaaacttgctgctgttctacaaacctctgctcttggaggcccaacactgtctacgggaatagaagcgtgcgtagacatcaagctattttctggcgccgttgccggggaggtaaggtaaaaggtattcacatcctccgactactaagctatttcctagcactgttgccggtgtgtgagtgctcgaagctatttcctttagatcctgcaattaaatctttttgtttcttgtttttattttcactagttaggcttaatggaaaacaacaaaaatattagagatctttatgaactttatattgaattaggacatgatgtgtttgaagagagaattaaaaaacccatggaactttgtttgcaaaatagcaatgttattagcatgaaatctttgaacactattattgctaatgctatggaagaatttaagcttggggaagctggttttgatgagcatgatatttttagtcccccaagcatggaggagaaaatttactttgatgatactttgcctcccatttatgatgattataatgatagtggtattttggtgccacctactatggaggataaattttattatgattatactatgcctcctatatttgatgattatggtaatgagaataataatgatagctactttgttgaatttgctcccactacaattaataagaatgactatgcttatgttgggagtagtaattattttatgcatgtgaataagaatgctttatgtgatagttatattgttgagtttgttcatgatgctgaaagttattatgagagagggaaacatggttatatgcatcttaataatattaagtttcccctctttatgttgagaatcttgaagttactcgagttttatcttcctatgcttgtcactttgctcttcatgaatttatttgtgtacaagattcctatgcacaggaagcgggttaggcttaaatttgtttcatacttgctttttgatgctctctttgcttaaactcttattcttatgtgagcatcattaaaattactgagcccatcttaatggcaataaagaaagcacttcttgggagataaaccatgtttttattttgctactgttttgttgtgtcttggaagttgttactactgtagaaacctctccttatcttcattttattgcattgttgtgccaagtaaagtctttgatagtaaggatgatactagatttaCTTATCATGTTGCAGTCAGATTTTCATTNNNNNNNNNNNNNNNNNNNNNNNNNNNNNNNNNNNNNNNNNNNNNNNNNNNNNNNNNNNNNNNNNNNNNNNNNNNNNNNNNNNNNNNNNNNNNNNNNNNNgcacaaccacaactcattgtaacaacgcgaaagcgcccggataattccggacaagcagcagtaggccctgtcctcgtgcaggtgttccgaagctgggcaactcgcgtaccaccgtcccgtgtgcactccgccctatggcccctacttcttctccccctcgtgaggatccctcctccgaggtatcgtcgattaggcaacgacagcttgCGCAAGCGCGACGATTACGGGCAGGCCTCGCCATTTAATCCTCTCCGGCCAACATGTCGTGTTGTAGTGTCAACCAAGTTTAAGAATTACCAGATTCCCGCCTTTAGAACATCGCCATGATGTTAATTATCGATATACTACATTGATCAAACAAGGTCCACTAGGATGTCACTAGACGAATAATAGCATACGTATTCAGTTATAGCTAGTGAGCTAATCATTGGAAAGGTAAAAACCTTAGCATCACACAACATTTGTGTCATAATCCACATGTCACTACCAAATTATTCCAACTAACACACACATTCACCACACCGGTTCTTGCACACAAGTTTGGTCAGAACAAAGCATGCATGAATATATTAATACATACATCACATAAATCTCCATTTCATATGATGACAAAAGATCCACCATGAAGGTAATACAGATATGACCGCAGTCATCTAGACAACTTATGGGCATATAATCAGTGAAGTGcatagagagagaaagagagagaaatgGAGAGAGAGTTGATACAAGTCACTAATGcaaacccatagtctaggggtggaatactccctcttcatcatgacgGTGATGTTGATGATATTGATGGAGGCGAAGCAGCAACCGGGGGAAACTCAGACGTcgttttcccctccaatctttgcAGGTTCCTCTCTGTTTtggtttttctttgtttcttttttatAGCCAGCTTCTCGCGGCAGTGTGATATCAAGGGTGTATATAGATGGTTAAATTTTAGGTCAATACGTGTTCATCGGCGTGAAGAACGTGGCAAACAGAGTGACGAGGTGGCGGGTGGGCCCCATGGAACGACCCAGGGTGGTGGCCGCGCCATTGGCTCTCTTGGCCAACCCATGGTGCTCTAGCTCCACTCCTTCTCACTTTGTTGTACTTCCCGATAAACCAGCGTGGAAAAAAGTTGGAGTCTATTTGACATCTCCTGAAACTAAAAAAATACGTAAAATAGAATTTTGTTGTTATACACCATTATAAAGAAATAAAGTAAGACTTTATGGAAAATCCACATAATGCTAGAACACAAACGTTTTATCTTTTTACATGGACGTACAACCTTCTTTTGGAAGTCGGCAAAGCAAACTTTGGTGGCTGCGTCCAAGATAATTGCTTTGTATGAAGCATTCGGAAATGTGTATTGCTTGACACAATGATATATATTCtattaataataaatgaatatgtAAATTGGTATTTTAGCAAACGTGGTCATGTGATAATCTCGCAGATTTCTTACCATTGCAAAATTCAGGAGAAAAAATCTCCTAGGTTATAGCTTGTTGAAGATTATTAGATTTTCGGTATTACACTCTTTTCCTTGCGACTTTTCGTAATGGTTTTCATCTCTATTTTTAATGAGGCAAAGCAAGGATGCTCTCATTTTATCCTTATTTTTCCACAAGGATTTTAGAAGGAGATTTTCATGGCATGTACTCCATCTGTCTATAAAAagaagacatccttttatggactgaGGGAGTAGTATATATTTCTTCTCATTTTTCTCATGGAGTTTTTGGAGGAGAAAATAGCAAAAATAATTCGAAAGGTGATCAATCGCAAGAACGAGAAAGGATTAGAGGGAGGGTTAGGATTTATTTAATAGGATTAGTTAAAGGGGTAATCCTCCCTCTAATAATTTCCTATGTTGGTTGTttagcaaccatggtgactcTCACTCACATCGCCAAGGAGATGGACTTGCATCGCTtccccactagtagaaaaaggggctttagtcccggtttgcaagggccattaatcccggttgcgcaaccgggactaattatgcgcgactaaaggaccccctctttagtcctggttgcttacgaaccgggactaaagaccccgccacgtgggcggctggcatgcgccagggcgaaggacctttagtcccggtttgtaacacgaaccgggactaaaggctatttcgagttaatttttttttaattcatttgggtttctaattatttttcactccctcttttttttcttttttttcagaatttctactatttcagttatttgcatagtttagtctctatctctaactacacttatctctagtcaaattacatactcgtggtcaaacttcccgctcggtcacccatcctctcaCTACTctaagcactagcacgcttaacttccgagttccatcccgttccgcatccaagtgcttcgcgcgcatgtatgtgatagtagtatcatatcaatcctattaacatgttgatcgatgtcacatttctttattgtttgaatttcaaataattcttttaataaacaaaagtaatgatgtaataataatcttgaataaataaataaacattaacttttcaatttgtattattttttattttattaattaattaaatattttttttgccaaacctaaaaccgaaaaatttgaaaatctaaaaattgggtaaaaatgatagtaatctttatgcaggatgcaattattaattttgttttaaaaaaataaaaaatatataaaatccgtaatttatagcaaaaactaaaatcttcctgcttttgtattttcatttagaattttgagaatctaaaaattggctaaccgggtaaacccgggtgaattcggatgtaactttttcccacgatgattttgatatattatatattTTTTTCGACGtcatatgcaaaagttattgcggttttaccatttttcaaacttttttgcaaaaaaagtgaaaattcaaatttgttagttttccctaatactaggttgcataacatacaagaatctgaaaacattttatttttttgaattttctatcattttttgaaaacctttactcccggttggggaccctttagtcccggttggtgtccccaaccgggattaaaggttctTGCCCTGGCCGCTGCCCACCGTagccctttagttccggttgccccgagcattagtctcggttcaccagtagaaccgggactaaagacccattagtcccgggtcaaaatatttggggactaatgggttgggatggaagaccttttttctactagtgccccTTATATATAAGCTatataagagcatgtctaacaggccccttacttttctgccccgtataacgctcgAAATTCGCCCCGTATAAAAAAAAGGTCGATCAGACACCGCTCtgtctagcagaacccgtatttgaCCCCGTATATTTGTAAATTTAAAACCGCGGGAAAGTTTcattcatagttcgtcgatcatacgtagaaatcgacgtacctacatacatacaaaatgcgcgatcggatcgcgacttctagtcggagaggtccATGATGAACCcatcggcctccgcctccgcctgcgccgcccgcgcctccgcctccttcacggcggcgatggccgccgctttttcttcctcctccgccttgtCCTTCTCGGCGGCTTCCTTGAGGGAGTCTTGAATCGCCTTCAACAAGGCGGGGTCctggtcctcgtcttcctcctcctcctcgccggcgagcggggcacgtccgccgctggtgctcccgatcatcgccctccacgcctcgctcacccggcgttggcgctcccactcggcgagccacgccgagaacttcgggccgctcatcggcttgagcggcgggtcctcgtgGTACCAGCGGCCGCCCCGCGTGAAGTCGCGGAGCTTCTCCGGCACGAACTCCCCGccgtcgtacttgcaggccgcgcggcggctgccggcggcggatctTTTGCAAAAAAGCCGCTacgcatcctccacgttgtccggcgagcgggatcgcttcgatccgctcgccggcgaggcggcactacggcggcgggagtccataggtggcggcgggtggaatgcggcgcgggggagggaggaattgctcgccggagcaggggtggaggcggcggcggcgcacggcggagctagggttgcgagtgaggggttaacccctcactcgcacctgcgtccAGTATAAATAGTGGGcggaggggccgatttcctgggccccgtattccgccgaaacggggcggcccgaatacggggcctgctagacggcccaaaccgcgcctgccccgtatgtcgccggaattttacggggtgggcgggttataaggggcctgttagacatgctctaagctgTGAAAGATCAATATGATACATCAGTTGATTCATTCACTTTCACTTACAACACATCAATTGCTAGACTAAAGCTTTCTGTAAACATACGCCACATGTTCAGAAAGGATTCGTAATTTTGGCTACACCGATCGTTACGCAGGAAGTACCGATTTTCTATTGCGAATACGTGCAGGTCCTATATCACTCAGTTGGAGGAACTTCAGAGGCACACACTCATTAGTAGTAAATGATTTGCAGTTACTTATCAACTACATATAGCATTGGATTTAGTGTATTGCGAGGACACTATCTCTTTTGGGTAGTACATATAGACCTAGAAATTACATACTGATTAGATAAATGAATGGATTATACTACTGTACAAGCTTGTTTGGGCTTGCAATGATGCTACTACTAGAGACAATAATCGAGTATTTGAGATCCTAGTATGCATGATGTTTTACTGTGTGACGCTTGCGCCTTTCTTCTGGAACCTGGCCTTGCGCTCCTGAGAGAGCATGCGGGCGAACTCGATGAGCTCCTCCTCGTTGGTGCCTCTGTTGTTGTCGGGCACGCTCTTGCCGGTCTCGACGTCCACCCTGCAGACGCTCCTCTTGAGCAGCGCCTTTCCGACTCCGACGAGCCTGTTGAGGTTGTCGGGCGTGGAGACGTCGACGGAGGAGGTGTCACCGTTGAGCTCGTCGTCCTGGATGCGGAGGTACTGCTTCTCGCAGTGCAGCGCCTGGAAGAGCACGGAGGCCTGGATGTCGACGAGGTCGGCGCTGGCCTGGCTGAAGCTGTCGATGAGCGGCGAGGCGCCGTCGTTGTAGAGCCAGCCGAGGACGCCCCACTTGCCGCAGGCGGCGGCGTCGTACTTCTCCTCCACCTTGGCGGAGCCGGTGCCGAGCGAGAGCACCATGAACCTGCCGAAGTCGGCGGGCTTGATGGGGAAGAAGTCCTTGTTGCCCAGGAGGATCTGCTTGCTGACGTGCGTCATCGCCAGCATCGTCTGCAGTATCCGTGCCAATATCGGTCAGCGACATCACCAAAAGCGATGTTGTGCATTATATTCTGTAGTGTGCTAtaagggacggtgacagaaagtatgACTCACCGGGTTGTTGGCAGCGACGCCTCCGTCGATGAGGTTGAAGGCCCGGATCTTGCCATCCTTGTCCTTGGTCTCAAAGTGGTGGCCGGGGAGGTAAGTAGGCGCGGCGGACGTGCTGATGCACACGTCGGAGAGGAGAGCGTTCTTGGAGACGTCGTTCAGGGCCTGTTTAGTTTATACATGTCAAACGTTAAGCACGATTCGGCAGGAAAATGTCAGGTAAGCGACTAGCGGATGTCTACAGATGTACTAGTACGCACGTCGTATCTGGAGAAGATGGTTGGCTGGAGCAGCTTGATGTCGAAGGTGGGGATGACGATGTTCTGCAGCGCCTGGCTCACCGTCGTCTTCCCGAGCAGGTCTTTGACGACGGAGTGGAGGTACTGTCCGTCGTACTTGGGGCCCCTGATGCTCCTGAGCAGGCCCAGAGGGCCGCCGTAGACGGCAGGGAAGATCTTGGGGCAGTGTTTGAGGTAGAAGTCGTTGATGTCCTTGGCGGCGAAGAGCGGGCGGCCCTGGGCGTTGGGCGCGGTGAGCATGGCCGTCACCAGCCCCCCGGTGCTAGTCCCGGCGATCACGTCGAAGTAGTCCGCGAGCCTCACCTCAGGTCCATCGAGCTCCTgtagacaagttaggcgtcagttTTGTTGCACCACCAGTACCATAGGCCGCATAGATGCATGCAACGTACTAACCTGGAGCTTTTCTTCGAGGAAGGCGAGGATGGTGCCGGGGATGATGCCACGGACGCCGCCTCCGTCGATGCTGAGCACGGTGACGATGTTCCCGTAGGACGGCGGCGGTGACCTGGGCGTCATGGCCGACGACGACGAGAGGCGGCTGAGCGCCCGCTGCACCGGGTTTAGGGTCAGGGAGGACCCGTTGCCGCTGCCGCTGACCTCCGGGACGTGCACCGGCGACATGGTTCCCTACCAGAAGGCTGCCGGGCTAGATCTCTGCAGGACTTGTTTGCTCCTTCAGTCGCTACCACAAGGCTAGATATCCCGCAAGCTGCTGCGCTCTCCCTTTCACTTCTGTCGCACTGTGTGTTTGAGGTGTTGTGGCTAAGGCAGATGCCCGTCACCCATTATATAGTGACGCGCACGGGGTCAGAGCATCCCACCGGGTCTCAAATGCCAGCCGGCAGCAGCGTCGGAAATAAGCTTTGGGTGCCGGTAAAACGTGCCACGGTTGAACGGGTTGTCGTAGGGGCCGAAGGTCGCGCTGATGGAGGCCTTGTGCTCCGTAAAAAAGCAAAGGGGGCCTACATCTTGCTGTCGGCGACCTAGTTGGGGTCCGCCTATGCCTTCGGTGTGAGCTCGCTCCACCGCCATGCGACGTAACCGTCGTACGCGCCTCCTTCCAGTAGAGGAGGCACAGTGTATGCCCCCTCCCTCGCGGTAGACTTCCACCGGCCGAGGAGCCGCCAGTCCTGCGGGATGAGGAGTCCCACCTCGCACAGAGCGTGCTCCTCGCCAATGGTGAGATTCTGCGGCCGCTCACGCTCCTCGTCACCGCtccagctcccgccatctccgctCCCACCGGCTTCATGGTTGTGCGAAATGGCGAGGTATGGCTAGGTTTTGGCGAAGATGGTGAgatcggcggctagggtttgaagCGGAGACCGACCGACGCTCCCCTTTTTATCGAGCAAAGGGCAAGCGGCGGGTACACGTGGGTGGGCACTATTACACCGCTGTCGGGAGCTGCGTCGTGACGCGACAGAAACTCGTGCCAATACAGGACTTATGCCACTTAGAAAATGTTGACCGGGGCGTTATGTTGCTGCTAGCATGGGCCCACGCGCCTTTTTGATTCACCGAGGGTTGCAAACACCCCCGTTTCGACCCCCTATCCACGGGGCTGACACGGGAGTGCCGCTCAGATAAGCGAGCTCAGTTGGTTCTGATAAAGCTTAGGAGGCCTCGGTGGGGAGTGATTCGACCAGAGCACCAAAAAATGGTTTGGGGGGCCTTTAGGGCTACCGGCGTAGATGCTTTTAGATAATGGATTGAATCGTAATTTCATGGGTCACCTAGGAACGTTGGCAGCTCTGATACTCTAGCAGGTTGCTCCGAGGAAACGGAAGCTTGAAGCATGGGCGCACCGCGATCCGAGCCAGTCAAAGAAAGTTGAGGCAGTCCGCACGCGGCCGCGGGGAGGGGCACGGCGAACCTGACCGGCGACCGGCCGCTTCACCATGCGCCATTTCTTTTCGTGGAAGACCAAGCCTAAAATGATTGGATTCAAGGGCGGGCGCGCACGCACGAGCGGAATTTACAAAACGAATATTTTTAACCCCGTCAGGTAATCTGGCGCCCCCGGCCATTCGAGCTGACACGCAACGTGCATTTCGCTTTCTTCGTTACGGACGGACGTGGGGGATGACAGCGGCTGATTCGTACTACTCTACTGTACATGGTCGCCGATGCTCGGTACGTACTACAGTACTACTGTACACACGGCGACACTAGATGGAACGTACAGAAACTGTAACGCTTTGACCTGACCGTGGATTTTCTGTACGGAGACTCGTGGAAAGCTCGTATGCCACGCCGGCCGTAATGGAGACGAAACGAGGGTTTCCTTGCTTTCGCGGGAATGGAGACGAATTATTTACGGGCTTGTTTTGTCTGCACGTATTCCAGCCACTTGGAGAAAATTTCCTTACGTCGACCGGATCAAACTTGACCCACAGCTATAGCTATCCATATTCTCTGTCTCCCGATCACCTTTGATCTTCTGCCTCCGACTAGTCCTATTTTGGGGTTTCGACCACTGAAACTCTTCAAGATGTTACCTGTTTGCCACGCTTGGTCAGCGCACCTGCTTAATCACGTCGTTAGGTACTCAAGTAGTAGTAGTCTACTAATAGAGGTTTAGTGCCTACATAACTTGTCGCGCCTTTCAGACGGGGAGGACTTTGTTTGGATATTCGCCGGCTGGAGATCGTTCTGGAGATCTATTAGTTGGGAACCGAACTTCGACTATGGAAATTTTAGATAATATCGGTGGTGATTTTCATATCAAACTTCACATTCAGAATAAGTCTGATAACTTCATATAGAGTTGGTTTCCGTCTATGGGGCTTCCCAGGATGCTGATAAGCCCGCCTTTcatcgtgagttggtaaatcaggACAATATGTACCCTATCATTATAGAAGAGGATTTTAACTTGCTTAGATATCCTCAGGAGAAGAGCAGAGGCAGGTTTGACACACATTGGTCTTCTTATTCAATGCTGTCATTGACAGTTTGGAGTTGAGAGAGGTAACAATGGTCGGGAGACAGTTTACTTTGGCTAACAGTCTCCCGAAGCCTACATACAAGAAGTTGGATCGAGTACTAATGGACTCAGATTGGGAGTTTATGTTCCCTCTAGTCTCAGTACGAGTTCTTCCTCTGATCGAAGTTTGGCCAGATCATGCTCCAATTTTATTAACTACTGGGACGCCATTTCCGCAATGTAGacgtccgttcaaatttgaactaggaTGGCTAAATCGGGAGGGCTTTTCCGACATGGTTAAATTTATTTGGGATAAGCCGGTTGATGTGAACACTCCAATACAAAGGTGGAATAACAAATTACGTTCGATGCGTAGATACCTTGGGGGGTGGGCTAGGCACAAGACTAGGCGCTTAAGTAAGAGAAACTCAGCCTATCATCATACATTGATGACTTAGAGGCAATTACTAAGGTACTGACTGCGCAAGAAATTGAACTTAAAAGTCAATACAATGCAAATTTAGCCGGTTTACTTCGGGAGGAGGAACTCAAGCGGTACTAGAGATCTAAGGCACAATTCTTGttggaaggagattcaaatacgagatactttcatagcGTCGCCAATGGTCGACACggaaagaaactcattcattctTTAGTTCAGAAAGAGGGT contains the following coding sequences:
- the LOC124668049 gene encoding patatin-like protein 2, yielding MSPVHVPEVSGSGNGSSLTLNPVQRALSRLSSSSAMTPRSPPPSYGNIVTVLSIDGGGVRGIIPGTILAFLEEKLQELDGPEVRLADYFDVIAGTSTGGLVTAMLTAPNAQGRPLFAAKDINDFYLKHCPKIFPAVYGGPLGLLRSIRGPKYDGQYLHSVVKDLLGKTTVSQALQNIVIPTFDIKLLQPTIFSRYDALNDVSKNALLSDVCISTSAAPTYLPGHHFETKDKDGKIRAFNLIDGGVAANNPTMLAMTHVSKQILLGNKDFFPIKPADFGRFMVLSLGTGSAKVEEKYDAAACGKWGVLGWLYNDGASPLIDSFSQASADLVDIQASVLFQALHCEKQYLRIQDDELNGDTSSVDVSTPDNLNRLVGVGKALLKRSVCRVDVETGKSVPDNNRGTNEEELIEFARMLSQERKARFQKKGASVTQ